The Natronogracilivirga saccharolytica genome includes a window with the following:
- a CDS encoding protein-glutamate methylesterase/protein-glutamine glutaminase, with amino-acid sequence MIKVLVVDDSALVRKILTEELNRQKDIEVVGTAIDPYAARDKIIELKPDVLTLDLEMPRMDGLSFLEKLMKHYPMPVVVVSSLTPKNSENALMALRLGAVDVICKPGSAYSTQNISVQIVKAIRTASVARFDRTAVTEQEAGNGRAAAGEAPVREAGLIHTTSKLIAMGASTGGTRAIELVLKSLPPDTPGIAMVQHMPPVFTTTFAERLNQISPLEVREARDRDRISPGVALLAPGNYHMQVEKSGASYYVRIKQGPPVHHQRPSVDVLFHSVASAAGVNATGVLMTGMGSDGAKGMLAMKQAGAHNIVQNEATSVVFGMPREAIKIGAASEISALADIPGRIVANVKKTKTAQSQG; translated from the coding sequence ATGATCAAGGTTCTGGTTGTAGATGATTCGGCGCTGGTGAGAAAAATTCTCACCGAAGAGCTTAACCGCCAAAAAGATATTGAGGTGGTGGGGACGGCAATTGACCCGTACGCTGCCCGTGACAAGATCATTGAGCTCAAACCGGATGTTCTGACTCTGGACCTGGAAATGCCCAGAATGGACGGTCTCTCTTTTCTGGAAAAACTGATGAAACACTATCCGATGCCGGTGGTGGTTGTGAGTTCTCTGACTCCGAAGAACAGTGAAAATGCGCTGATGGCGCTGCGCCTTGGGGCCGTGGATGTCATCTGCAAGCCCGGCTCAGCCTATTCAACCCAGAATATCTCCGTCCAGATTGTCAAAGCCATCCGGACCGCATCTGTTGCACGCTTTGACAGAACCGCAGTTACGGAGCAGGAGGCCGGAAACGGCAGAGCAGCGGCAGGTGAAGCACCGGTCCGTGAAGCGGGACTCATCCATACAACCAGCAAACTGATTGCCATGGGGGCTTCAACAGGCGGGACCCGGGCCATCGAATTGGTGCTCAAATCACTTCCGCCTGATACCCCCGGCATTGCCATGGTACAGCACATGCCGCCGGTGTTTACAACCACTTTTGCGGAGCGGCTTAATCAGATAAGTCCGCTTGAAGTCCGGGAAGCCCGCGACCGTGACAGAATCTCTCCCGGTGTGGCCCTGCTAGCCCCGGGCAATTACCATATGCAGGTGGAAAAAAGCGGGGCAAGTTATTATGTGCGGATCAAACAGGGTCCGCCGGTACATCATCAGCGTCCCAGTGTTGATGTACTGTTTCACTCCGTTGCCAGTGCGGCCGGTGTCAATGCCACCGGCGTGCTGATGACCGGTATGGGGTCGGATGGAGCCAAAGGCATGCTGGCAATGAAACAAGCCGGGGCGCACAATATCGTTCAAAACGAAGCTACCTCTGTGGTTTTCGGAATGCCCAGAGAAGCTATCAAAATCGGGGCAGCTTCAGAAATTTCGGCACTGGCCGATATTCCCGGTAGAATCGTTGCCAATGTAAAAAAGACTAAAACAGCCCAGAGTCAGGGATAG
- a CDS encoding chemotaxis protein CheX: MKNSLNEKIYSTAAETFEMMCYMFPLEEFEVEETEKMEESGSVVSVVNFDGASHGGMILRASRDLVDAIADNMLGSDDATEEQKHGALCEIANIICGNVVPAFSDGEEISYIRPPRIAAPGEQPHSLFDSMNHSETVRIHLDEGSAEISVYYS, encoded by the coding sequence ATGAAGAATAGCCTGAACGAAAAAATTTACAGCACGGCAGCAGAAACGTTTGAAATGATGTGCTACATGTTTCCGCTTGAAGAGTTTGAAGTTGAAGAAACCGAAAAAATGGAGGAGTCCGGGTCTGTTGTATCCGTGGTGAATTTTGACGGAGCATCACACGGCGGAATGATCCTGCGCGCATCTCGGGACCTGGTTGATGCCATTGCAGATAATATGCTCGGAAGTGATGATGCCACCGAAGAGCAGAAGCACGGTGCGCTCTGTGAAATCGCCAATATTATCTGCGGGAATGTCGTGCCTGCTTTTTCCGACGGCGAAGAGATCAGCTATATCCGGCCGCCAAGGATAGCCGCACCAGGCGAGCAGCCCCACAGTCTGTTTGACTCGATGAATCACAGCGAAACGGTACGGATTCATCTGGATGAAGGCAGTGCGGAAATATCAGTTTATTACTCCTGA